A stretch of DNA from Anaerobacillus isosaccharinicus:
TTTTGCTGCTATCACATCTTCAGAAGTGTTAATTGTGCTTTATGGGGGTGTATTACTTGGATTAGGAATTGGACTTGTAGTTAAAGCAGGAGGAGCAATTGATGGATCAGAAATGTTAGCTGTTTGGATGAATAAGAAATATAGTATTCCAATTAGCAAATTTCTTTTAGTAATTAATGCTTTCATTTTTATCATGGCAGCAATGGTTTTTACATTAGAGAAAGCAATGTTCTCAGTTGCAATATTTTTTATAGTAACAAAGGTTATCGATTTTGTTTTGGATGGAATTAATCAAGGAAAATCAATTATGATAATTTCTACTAAACCAGAAGAGATTGGCCAAAAGTTAGTTGATGAATTAGGGATTTCAATAACTTACCTTAATGGCACTGGTGGTTACAAGGGGGATGATATTCGCTTAATTTATTGTATTACTGATCGTTTTATGTATCCAAAATTGAAAGATTTAGTATTATCAATAGATAAATTCGCCATTTTGGAAGCTTCTTTTGTAACCGAAACAACAGGAGTTCAAAAAAATTCATTATTAAAATAATTATTATACGTTAGAGGATTTATCGTCAGCAAAGAGAGAAATTTGAGCAATAAAACCTATGATAATAACTAAATTGAAATAGATTATTAGTGAGCGGTATGAGTTTTATTGTCATACTGCTTTTTTATTTCTCTAAAAAAATTTGTTGAATTCCTCTAAGTCTTCAGACAGGCCATCGATGCCTAGAAAAGGGTATAATCAATTGGAAAAAGAAGACACTAACAGGGGACTTTCTAGTGTTTGGATAGAAGCTTGCAAAATTTAGTAATGAATATCAATGATATAGGGTAAAAAAGATATATAGAAATGAAGGTGAAATGATGTCAAATAAGATAGAAGCTGGATGGAATTTAGACAACAGTTATGCTCGTCTTCCGCAAACATTTTATTCTAAACTTAACCCAACTCCGGTACGCTTACCAAAGTTGATCGTTATTAATCGATCGTTAGCAAAAGACTTAGGCTTAAACGATAAGGCGTTAGAAGGAGAAGAAGGCGTTGCAATTTTTGCTGGTAACCAACTTCCAAAAGGTGCTGAACCTCTTGCTCAAGCGTATGCGGGTCATCAATTTGGTCATTTTAACATGTTAGGGGACGGCCGGGCGATACTTCTTGGGGAACAAATCACGCCTGATGGTGAACAAGTTGATATTCAGCTCAAAGGTTCAGGTAGAACTCCATTTTCACGTGGTGGGGATGGACGAGCGGGTCTTGGACCAATGCTGCGCGAATACATCATTAGTGAAGCAATGCATGCCCTAGGGATTGCTACTACTCGAAGCTTAGCGGTGGTGACAACAGGTGAATCTGTCTACAGAGAAACCGAACAACCTGGTGCAATTATGACCAGAGTGGCGGCAAGTCATATACGTGTCGGTACCTTTCAATACGCAGCACACTGGGGTAAGGATGATGATCTCCAGGCGCTTGCCGATTATACATTGCAAAGACATTTTCCAGACGTAAAGGCTGGTGAAAATGACAATCCATATTTACTCTTACTTCAAGGTGTGATCAAGCGGCAGGCTGATTTAATTGCGAAATGGCAACTAGTTGGCTTCATTCACGGCGTCATGAACACGGACAACATGGCGATTAGTGGAGAAACGATTGATTACGGTCCGTGTGCCTTCATGGATGTCTACGACCCGGCAACGGTATTCAGTTCCATTGATCGTCAAGGACGCTATGCGTATGGGAATCAGCCGTATATTGGTAGTTGGAATTTATCAAGATTTGCTGAAACTTTATTACCTTTGTTGCATGAAAAACAGGAACAGGCTGTTGAATTAGCCCAAGACGCGCTATCTGAGTTTTCTAAGTTGTATCGTTCAAATTGGCTCAAAGGAATGAGAGCGAAGCTAGGTTTATTTAACGAAGAGGAAGAGGATGAAGCTCTTATTGAAGATCTCCTTAGTATGATGCAAAAGCACCGTGCTGACTATACGAATACATTTCGGGCATTAACCGTGAATGAGCAGGAGGATTTAGATCTATTTCATAGTCCAGAATTTGCTGAGTGGCAAGAGCGTTGGCAGAAGCGACGAGGTAGACAGGAAGAAACGAAAGCCTCTTCAGAACAACTAATGAAAAACAATAATCCTGGTGTAATTCCTCGCAATCATAGGGTTGAAGATGCATTAGAAGCTGCAGTGGAAAGTGAAGATTTTAGTGTTATGGAGCGACTTCTTGAAGCACTATCAAATCCTTTCTCCTACACTTCTGAGAAATCTGATTACTGTAAATTACCTGCTCCATCAAACCGTCCATACCGAACATTTTGTGGGACATAGATACACGAGACCAGTTAGTTAATCAAATTAATCGTTATAGTTGCTACCTCTTCAGATAGAGGTAGCAACTAAATGATTTAATTGACAAAAGATTTAGAAAAGTATTAAGATGAACTTAATGAATTTTATAATTGCTTATTCTCGCTATTAAACTATTGCGAAAATTTCCATTTCTCCTGCTCCTTTGACAATTCGCATAAGTGAGACACCTACCTTCAATTTAATTATTAAAGTTAGTATATCACGGAATTGTATTTCACCTAAAATTGTCTATATCTGCCTTTTTTCTTGCTACTACCCCTTCATAAACAGTTACTACAGCAAAAGTTGAAGGAGAATCGATAGCAACAACAAAAGAAAGAACTTTAGACTGACTTTTGCCAATTACGAGACGAACAGGGTGGCGGTTAGGTTTACCTTTATAAACATATTCTCCAATGTCATAACTCTCATATATTTCACCTGTCATCAAAACAACCCCTAGTTCAATAGGATCTATGTTTCGTTCTGACAAACGAGTAGCTGCATGAGATGTTAACTCAATCCCTTCACCAACCAATAAACATTGTCTCATTTGGTTTAGCTCATCGATCCAATATTTCTCCATGTGCTTCATCGAATTTCTCCTCCAATTCTCTATATTATTCTTCTAAAAACTTGGTTAGTGCCTTTTCAACCCCACATGTGATTAAAATTCCACTAACGAGAACACCCATCATTCCTAAAAAAAATACATTTACTGCTGCTTCCACAACAATCACTCTCCTTGTTTTTTGTGTATCTAAACGCAAAAAAGGCCCAAGGAGCTATTGTTTACACAAAATTTTGTGTAAAAAAACAATAGTCCAAGGGACCTGCGATTAGTCATTTCATACTGCCTAAAAGTCTCCTATGGAGATGGCTAAAATATAATAGAGTTTAATATACTACTATTGAATCGTGAATGATTTTACTTCGGTATTTCTTTTTGTTTTTCCAGTAGAAAATTCGTGGTATAATAACCATATAATTAACTATTTATCATTAAACAAACAACCTGCTATGTCCATTGGACTGTTTTGAAGCAAGAGATTTCCTCTTGTTCAACACTCCTATGGGCATTTTTTTGTTGTCTAAAAAAAGGAGAGTGATTATGTTGGCTGATCAGTTAACTATGTTTAGCGAAAATGAACTTAGGGGGATGCTTCCACCTAACAATAAGAAAGTAGAGTTATTGCCTTTAACCGAATATGACTTAATTTCAGTTCAACTCAGCGGAGGGAAAGACAGCATAATTATGGTTTTATGGCTATTAGAACAAGGGGTTGAGAAAGAAAAGATCGAGTTGTCTCATCAACATGTTGATGGGTACGATATGATACTATGTCAAGAAAATGGACAAAAGAAATTGAGATTTTTTCTTTAACCCTACCGCGCTATCGCTTGCTGGCCTCTCAAATCATTTAAGGGACGAAACCCTTAAATGATCTGAGAGGTTAAAAGGGGTTCTCTATAGCCCCTAAGTAAGTTGTAGTAGTTCTAGGTATTGCTTTTCGTAAGCGATTGGCGTCATGTAATTGATAAATGAGTGTATACGTTTGTAATTATAGAAGCTAACGATGTACTCCACTATACTTCTCTTTGCTTGCTCTCTTGTTATATACTTTTCGTGAAAAATAAGCTCTCTTTTGATCACTCCATGGAATGACTCAATACAAGCATTATCGTAACAGTTCCCTTTTCTGCTCATACTTGTGATGATTCTGTTATCTTGTAATATTTGTTGGTACTCCTTCGATGCATACTGACTTCCACGATCTGAGTGATGAATGAGTTCGGATGTTGGTGGTTGAGTACTTATTGCTCGCTTTAGTGCTATTATGACCAATTCTTTTGTCATTCGTTCCGCCATTGCCCAACCTATAATACGTCTAGAGAACAATTCCATTATCGTTGCTAGGTACAGCCATCCTTCGCTCGTCCATATATACGTAATGTCAGCCACCCATGCCTGTCCAGGACGTTCTACTTTAAATTGTTGGTCTAATAGATTCGGATATACTGGAAGATTATGCTTTGAATTCGTAGTCGCTTTGTATTTTTTAACAGTTTTTGAACGAATGCCTTCTTC
This window harbors:
- a CDS encoding DUF4258 domain-containing protein, whose product is MKHMEKYWIDELNQMRQCLLVGEGIELTSHAATRLSERNIDPIELGVVLMTGEIYESYDIGEYVYKGKPNRHPVRLVIGKSQSKVLSFVVAIDSPSTFAVVTVYEGVVARKKADIDNFR
- a CDS encoding IS3 family transposase (programmed frameshift), translated to MTKRKNYDKEFKIEAVSLVKNGKRVAEVARELDLAEQTLHNWVKKFSTDKEAAFVGSGNLKPEDKENKELQKRIRDLEEENAILKKANEHLCQRPEVIYNFIQQHRHEFRVAKMCEVLGVSKSGYYAWLNRPKSKQKERKEKLTGQVKRVHLESRKNYGSPKITKQLNSEGVTVSQKTVTRIMKEEGIRSKTVKKYKATTNSKHNLPVYPNLLDQQFKVERPGQAWVADITYIWTSEGWLYLATIMELFSRRIIGWAMAERMTKELVIIALKRAISTQPPTSELIHHSDRGSQYASKEYQQILQDNRIITSMSRKGNCYDNACIESFHGVIKRELIFHEKYITREQAKRSIVEYIVSFYNYKRIHSFINYMTPIAYEKQYLELLQLT
- a CDS encoding protein adenylyltransferase SelO, which gives rise to MMSNKIEAGWNLDNSYARLPQTFYSKLNPTPVRLPKLIVINRSLAKDLGLNDKALEGEEGVAIFAGNQLPKGAEPLAQAYAGHQFGHFNMLGDGRAILLGEQITPDGEQVDIQLKGSGRTPFSRGGDGRAGLGPMLREYIISEAMHALGIATTRSLAVVTTGESVYRETEQPGAIMTRVAASHIRVGTFQYAAHWGKDDDLQALADYTLQRHFPDVKAGENDNPYLLLLQGVIKRQADLIAKWQLVGFIHGVMNTDNMAISGETIDYGPCAFMDVYDPATVFSSIDRQGRYAYGNQPYIGSWNLSRFAETLLPLLHEKQEQAVELAQDALSEFSKLYRSNWLKGMRAKLGLFNEEEEDEALIEDLLSMMQKHRADYTNTFRALTVNEQEDLDLFHSPEFAEWQERWQKRRGRQEETKASSEQLMKNNNPGVIPRNHRVEDALEAAVESEDFSVMERLLEALSNPFSYTSEKSDYCKLPAPSNRPYRTFCGT